One genomic region from Dermacentor variabilis isolate Ectoservices chromosome 6, ASM5094787v1, whole genome shotgun sequence encodes:
- the LOC142584369 gene encoding TOX high mobility group box family member 4-like, producing MYSPGLGPTHQRGRRAFYPATFRNMAPYENAYLDHDMCYPILPPPSQDPFGDSPNMLSGMVPLSDTVSDGSSPVSNHTSSANGCNGEDSDDNGPFAKLLNNAEILADDDDDEGSADEERTVHKQVECDPEEPQRPMSAYAQFFCETQAAIKVQNPHASFGEVSQIVASMWEGLEAEQKLAYKRKTKAAKKEYRRVLTEHRSPLAANGAADQLDIDRRSGYVSSPSAMRTPPRGSMSPLQNNNPLLSSVMDEGSPRNYMVAASPEDVLRTRQQQQQHPMALSSPSMFQKPKQASVMPRHCSPKVVMNSASPSSASCATALKPQRSPSLCYQTSGRGVGVPNNHGPMPVGHIFARCRRNGCPNPPVASHEWDVEYCSSECVILYCKNVFSAWAAQRQIAERSLPH from the coding sequence ATGTACTCGCCCGGTCTCGGACCAACTCATCAGCGAGGCAGGAGGGCTTTCTACCCGGCCACATTCCGTAATATGGCGCCGTACGAGAACGCGTACCTGGACCACGACATGTGTTATCCCATCCTGCCGCCACCATCGCAGGATCCGTTCGGGGACTCGCCCAACATGCTGTCTGGGATGGTCCCCCTGTCCGACACGGTGAGCGATGGCTCCTCTCCGGTATCTAACCACACTTCGTCAGCAAATGGCTGTAACGGTGAAGACAGTGACGACAACGGGCCGTTTGCGAAGCTGCTGAACAATGCAGAGATTCtggcagacgacgacgacgacgaaggcagcGCCGACGAGGAGCGCACCGTGCACAAGCAAGTAGAATGTGATCCCGAGGAACCGCAGAGGCCCATGTCTGCCTACGCGCAGTTCTTCTGCGAAACTCAAGCAGCCATCAAAGTGCAGAATCCCCACGCCAGCTTCGGCGAGGTATCGCAGATAGTGGCCTCCATGTGGGAGGGACTCGAGGCGGAGCAGAAGCTGGCGTACAAGAGGAAGACGAAAGCTGCCAAGAAGGAATACCGCAGGGTCCTCACAGAGCACAGGTCGCCCCTCGCCGCAAACGGCGCTGCTGATCAGCTGGACATAGACCGAAGAAGCGGGTACGTGAGTTCACCGAGCGCGATGCGCACGCCACCAAGGGGCAGCATGTCGCCTCTGCAGAACAACAACCCACTGCTGAGCTCTGTCATGGACGAGGGCTCCCCGCGTAACTACATGGTGGCGGCGTCTCCTGAAGACGTGCTGAGaactcggcagcagcagcagcagcatcccaTGGCACTGAGCTCACCGTCGATGTTCCAGAAGCCAAAGCAGGCGTCAGTGATGCCGAGGCACTGCTCCCCTAAGGTGGTGATGAATTCAGCTTCACCTTCGTCCGCCTCCTGCGCAACTGCCCTGAAGCCTCAGCGGTCGCCGTCACTTTGCTACCAGACCTCCGGCAGGGGTGTAGGTGTGCCAAACAACCACGGTCCGATGCCTGTAGGACATATTTTTGCCCGGTGCCGCCGTAACGGCTGCCCCAATCCGCCCGTTGCTTCGCATGAATGGGACGTCGAGTACTGCAGCAGCGAGTGCGTCATCTTGTACTGCAAGAATGTGTTCTCGGCCTGGGCAGCACAACGGCAGATCGCCGAACGCAGCCTTCCGCACTGA